Below is a window of 'Nostoc azollae' 0708 DNA.
ATTGAAGCATTCAATTTGATTGCAAAAGATTTTCCCAAAGCCCATCTTTATCTAGTAGGAGATGGGCCAGATCGGGTAATTTTTGAGACTATTATTAATAGTAAAATCTTTAGAGATAAAGGATTACATCAACGTATCCATTTTGAAGGTTTTCAACCAGAACCTCAACGTTATATGTTATCCACAGATATATTTGTTTTAGCTTCACATTGCGAATCATTTGGTTTAGTTTTAACAGAAGCAAGAGAAGCCGGGTGTGCAATTGTCGCCAGTGATGTAGATGGAATTCCAGAAACCTTAGATCATCGGCAAGCTGGTATTTTAGTTCCACCTAAAAATAGTCAAAAGTTAGCCAATGCATTGGCCCAATTACTAAGCGATACCAAACAATTGCAGAAATGGAAATTTCGCGCCAAACAAAACCTAGAAAGATTTAGCGCCGTACGAGTAAATGAAGAAACATTGAATGTTTACCATGAATTAACCAGACAATATAATCTCGTCAGAATAATCGAACCGAGAGAATTAGTAATAGGTAAGTAGCCATTATCAACTACTTACAAATTTACTTCCCCTCTTTTTTATTCCCTATTACCTGCTATATATGAATCAGTTCCTTCTGGCTGAGATACATAGCAATTCCTTTTTCATAATAAGCAGCCTCATTAATAAAAATGGGATGTACAGTAGATTCTCCTTCATAAAAAATTTCTTTGCTTTCAAAAGTTAGAAATAGTGGATCACCAGAATATAGAGGTTGATAGTCTCTAAACTGAAGTTGGGGGTGAATCATAGCTGCAATATCCCCATCTTCATTTCTGGGATAATTAACCACACCACTAGCTCTATAAACAGTAACACTATTCTGAATGAGGGGATTTTTACCTTTGTTAAAATCTTCGAAATAGTCTAAGACTGCATAAACAAGATTTTCTGTTTGTTTAAATAATTCCCCATCTAAAGTACCCTGAGCTACAGCACCAACTTCTATAGAAAAACCTAATTGACACAGCGAACGGAGAAAACCACTGTTCCTAGCTTGCTGATGAATATAAACTTTTACTAAAGGATTAATTGCACTTAAATAAGCAGCTAGTCCAAGTAATAAAGGATGTATATTACCAATAATAATACATAATCCCATATTGGCAGTAGTAGTATGTAAATCAATAATTACATCTACAAATTCCTGATTTTCTGGTTGCAGTATTGCTTGAATTTCTTTGGCTCTTAATTCCTCATAAATTGAAGATTTAGTAGCTGGTAAATTATCTCCTATAAAGCACCGATTTAAATCAATATCAACATATCTTCTACGGGCTAAAATAGCCTGAAGATTGCCTAATAATGCAAGACTTTCAAAACTATTTCTGTTAATTAAATGGGGATATTTTTGGAATTTTTTGACTAAATAAACTCCGATTAATTCATTACCATGAATTCCTCCCACAATTGCCAATCGATTGATTGGATTCATAATTACCTCATCTAGACAAAACTTTGATAAAAATTAGAAATTGACAAGGATCAAATTCCCGACTTCTTGAAGAAACCGGGAATCTTGTTGTTCACTAAAAATTGAGGACGGCAATATAAGCTACATTTTCATTCCTTGATGCTGATAGTATTTATGTGCTGCCATAGCCATAGCCAAAAATCCCCACATAATCATACCTGCCACACTCAACATCCCGCTATAGATAATTAACTGAGCGCAGGAACTGATACTAATAGCACGAGCAGCACTGACAAAACTATCAAAGCGACCTTCGGTATACCTGCTCACACTGACCAGCATCAAGACTAACCCAGTAATATAAGGTATAGCACCGAACCAACCCAAAGTAAAAAACATATCTAAAATACCACTGTCAATGACGATAACTTCTATTTGTCCAGTTTTTTCATTGACCTTCCAAATATTTCCTAAACCGTTACCGAGAACAGTAGTTAGGGCTAAATTGAGATTCCGATCATAAGTTTCTGATCTGTCCTTAAAGCTACCATCTTTTTCCAAGTTGGAAAAACTTTCTAAACGAGTAGTCACAACTTTGGAAATAGGTTCAATAGTCACTAATGGTAAGACACACATAGCCATGACTAAAATGATCGTAATTAAGCGCAGTTGAATTTTGGTTTTCACTGAACCAAAAATAAGGATGATTCCTAATAACCACCCACCCCAACTAGTACGTACTTGTGAAAGTAAAAACGATAGATAACCAACCGCTGAGGCAGGGAAAATTAATGCACCTGTACTGGTAAATAATAACAGCAACCCCGTTTGCATCACGGTACCAAATGGCCCTGGTGAGTGCAATGTACTCCAAACCCGCATCCCAAATGCTACAGGATTACCAGCGCTGGTGAACATTTTTGATTCTGTCAACCAAAATTGATCCCATTCAGGAGCAGCTACAAATTGATATACACCATAAGCTCCTGTAATTAAAACGCACCAGATAAATACACGCTGAAAGTGTTGGCGATAGCTAGGGTAATCTCGCCAATTCATAAATAAATGAAAAGCGAAAATAATGGGACTCAACCAGTCTAAAAAACCGCGTATGACTGGAACTGGTTGATTAAAAATCAACCCTACTAAACCACCATAGGATACGCCAATAACACCCAAGATAAAAGGCAAACCACCTTGACGGATGGCATTAGGTAGGTATTTGAGCAACGTGGCAATGGTGACAAATACCACTAAATATGGGGCTATGAGCATTTGACGGGTGGGATCCCAACCAACCTGATAATCAACTAAACGAGTGAGTAAAGGTGTGAGAAACCAAATCCACCAAGTAAAGCCGATGTAAAGAATGGGATGACGCAAGTATAAAAATATGGCTACTAATAAAGATGTGGCAGGAAAAACTATCCGCAATAAGCTCGCTGCACCACCAAAGTAGTAAGTTGCGATGAGTAATAGGAAGCTGAAAATAACTATCCAACTTTGTGCAGATCGATCTTGTGGAGAAAAGGTTGATTGTGAAAAACTATTAGGAAGTATCTGTTTGGAAAACATACAAGTTTGAATTTGGGATTTCGGATTGAATGATCTAAAATTTAAAGTTGTCAATCCAAAATTGACTTGACAGAAGGCAAGAAGTTTATTTAATTTTAGATTTCTAATTTTGTATTTTGAACTGATTTGTTTGCCATCCTTGCCATCGCCCACGCAAAGATGCTTGCAATTTTTTATTAACAATTTTGCCTTGACTGGGGAAAAGTCTCAGCCATTGGACGAAGCCTAAACAGTCTCTTGTTCCTACTAATATTGCCCAGAATAAAAAGGCGATTCGGCGTAATGGAGACAGATGTTCTAATAAAACTACTGTTTCATTGTGGACTAAGTTAGTACAGGCAATTTCATTAAAGTTTTGACGTTGGTCTTCATCAAAACGTTGGGCTGGGTAGTGATCTACGGCCACGCTGGGATCGTAAATGATTTTCCAACCTGATCGTTGTAGTGCAAAGGTAAATGCCATTTCAAAGTGTACTTGTGCGCCAGTTCCTCGCATTCTTTGATCAAATTGCAATTTGCCGATTGCCTGTGTACGAAAACTCATATTTACACCTTTGAGAACATCCACTTCACGGGGTCCGCCTACTCCAAGATGATGGTTGCCAATTACACGCCCAAACCACTGTAAGCGTCCTACTATTGAACATGAACTATCTTCTATCTTTTCACCCCGGTGTACCCAATCACGGCCACCAACACCACCTATGCAACCATCGTTTTGAAAATGAGCAGTGATTTTTTGCAACCAATCAGGATGAGGTGCGGCATCATCATCAGTGATGGAAACTATGTCTCCTGTTACTTCTGCTAGTCCGGCATTGAGGGCTGCGACGACTCCAGGTTGTGTGACTGTGACAGTTTGTAAAGGTAGGTTGTGGGGAGAAAATAGGTTCAAGAA
It encodes the following:
- a CDS encoding aspartoacylase translates to MNPINRLAIVGGIHGNELIGVYLVKKFQKYPHLINRNSFESLALLGNLQAILARRRYVDIDLNRCFIGDNLPATKSSIYEELRAKEIQAILQPENQEFVDVIIDLHTTTANMGLCIIIGNIHPLLLGLAAYLSAINPLVKVYIHQQARNSGFLRSLCQLGFSIEVGAVAQGTLDGELFKQTENLVYAVLDYFEDFNKGKNPLIQNSVTVYRASGVVNYPRNEDGDIAAMIHPQLQFRDYQPLYSGDPLFLTFESKEIFYEGESTVHPIFINEAAYYEKGIAMYLSQKELIHI
- a CDS encoding O-antigen ligase family protein, which translates into the protein MFSKQILPNSFSQSTFSPQDRSAQSWIVIFSFLLLIATYYFGGAASLLRIVFPATSLLVAIFLYLRHPILYIGFTWWIWFLTPLLTRLVDYQVGWDPTRQMLIAPYLVVFVTIATLLKYLPNAIRQGGLPFILGVIGVSYGGLVGLIFNQPVPVIRGFLDWLSPIIFAFHLFMNWRDYPSYRQHFQRVFIWCVLITGAYGVYQFVAAPEWDQFWLTESKMFTSAGNPVAFGMRVWSTLHSPGPFGTVMQTGLLLLFTSTGALIFPASAVGYLSFLLSQVRTSWGGWLLGIILIFGSVKTKIQLRLITIILVMAMCVLPLVTIEPISKVVTTRLESFSNLEKDGSFKDRSETYDRNLNLALTTVLGNGLGNIWKVNEKTGQIEVIVIDSGILDMFFTLGWFGAIPYITGLVLMLVSVSRYTEGRFDSFVSAARAISISSCAQLIIYSGMLSVAGMIMWGFLAMAMAAHKYYQHQGMKM
- a CDS encoding glycosyltransferase; this translates as MRNTVLIPTYRRPQDLLHCLSALQAQTKPVNQAIIVVRDTDTETWQFLNLFSPHNLPLQTVTVTQPGVVAALNAGLAEVTGDIVSITDDDAAPHPDWLQKITAHFQNDGCIGGVGGRDWVHRGEKIEDSSCSIVGRLQWFGRVIGNHHLGVGGPREVDVLKGVNMSFRTQAIGKLQFDQRMRGTGAQVHFEMAFTFALQRSGWKIIYDPSVAVDHYPAQRFDEDQRQNFNEIACTNLVHNETVVLLEHLSPLRRIAFLFWAILVGTRDCLGFVQWLRLFPSQGKIVNKKLQASLRGRWQGWQTNQFKIQN